One Candidatus Poribacteria bacterium DNA window includes the following coding sequences:
- a CDS encoding DPP IV N-terminal domain-containing protein — MKRTCTYVVLGMAFLLNSSLFVSNGWAIERDVISFVTREDRRSIQLINTRGELFQTLTVEESIGHLTWSPDGHSLAYRSNRNGDPDIYVMDVRTNTHRRLTFDDGNDWWPAWSPNGKWIAFASNRAGEIDLYRMDANAKNVMRLTNQGKCKRPAWSPDSRWIAFISKSSLFVMTAEGKGRRQLADTFSTGCAWSPDGKEIAFVPRGDAVGGKALFSVDKDGKNMRQLTRLYKGLVSIFDPTWSPSGKWIAYLLVQPPEKLLEGKVVMAEEFFANSVICIANTADGDGDGGDPIEATRELVSDGPEWVPEGFLSVSPSSEKQTTLWGRLKQIDK; from the coding sequence ATGAAACGCACATGCACTTATGTGGTGTTAGGAATGGCGTTCCTGCTAAATAGCAGTTTGTTCGTCAGTAATGGTTGGGCGATTGAGAGGGATGTCATCTCTTTTGTCACGAGAGAGGACAGACGTTCTATCCAACTCATAAATACCCGAGGGGAACTCTTTCAAACACTGACGGTAGAGGAATCCATAGGCCACCTCACCTGGTCCCCTGACGGACACTCGCTTGCCTATAGGTCCAATCGAAATGGGGACCCTGATATTTACGTAATGGATGTGAGAACGAACACACATCGTCGGTTGACCTTTGATGATGGGAACGATTGGTGGCCTGCATGGTCGCCGAATGGAAAATGGATCGCATTCGCCTCAAATCGCGCGGGGGAGATAGACCTCTACAGAATGGATGCGAATGCAAAAAATGTGATGCGACTAACGAATCAAGGGAAGTGCAAAAGACCGGCTTGGTCCCCAGATAGCCGATGGATCGCCTTTATCTCAAAATCCTCTCTTTTTGTGATGACTGCTGAAGGGAAAGGGAGGCGGCAGCTCGCAGATACATTTTCTACGGGATGCGCCTGGTCACCGGATGGCAAAGAAATTGCTTTTGTTCCACGAGGAGATGCTGTCGGCGGAAAAGCTCTTTTCAGTGTTGACAAAGATGGGAAAAACATGCGTCAACTCACTCGGTTGTATAAAGGCCTCGTATCAATCTTTGATCCTACATGGTCGCCGAGTGGAAAATGGATCGCATATCTTTTAGTTCAACCGCCAGAAAAACTCCTTGAGGGGAAAGTGGTTATGGCAGAAGAGTTTTTTGCTAACTCAGTTATTTGTATAGCGAATACAGCAGACGGTGACGGTGACGGTGGAGACCCGATTGAGGCAACGAGAGAGTTAGTATCTGATGGTCCTGAGTGGGTACCGGAAGGATTTCTCTCTGTATCGCCGAGTTCGGAGAAGCAGACAACGCTCTGGGGTAGACTTAAGCAAATAGATAAGTAA
- a CDS encoding DUF971 domain-containing protein, with translation MQQFQPTRIERTRTSLKIEWKDSHQSELSYRLLRQKCPCARCDAMRTGKDPFYIVLSDDFFENLRLVDIQRVGRYAVRLAWSDGHRTGIYTFEFLRELSEAQR, from the coding sequence ATGCAGCAATTTCAACCAACTCGCATTGAAAGAACCCGTACAAGTCTGAAAATCGAATGGAAAGATTCGCACCAAAGCGAATTGTCCTACCGCCTTCTCCGCCAAAAATGCCCCTGTGCCCGTTGCGATGCCATGCGAACAGGAAAAGACCCCTTCTATATTGTACTCTCTGATGACTTTTTTGAAAATTTACGCCTTGTGGATATTCAGCGAGTCGGACGCTATGCAGTGCGTTTGGCGTGGAGTGATGGACACCGTACTGGAATTTATACTTTTGAATTTTTGCGCGAGTTGAGTGAAGCACAGCGGTAA
- a CDS encoding 4Fe-4S binding protein, translating into MTYVICEPCVDVKDSSCVDVCPVDCIHPLPDADEFEEFNQLYIDPEECIDCGVCEPECPVEAIFMEEDVPEEWEEYIEINAEYFE; encoded by the coding sequence ATGACGTATGTGATTTGCGAACCCTGCGTTGACGTTAAGGATAGTTCGTGCGTTGATGTGTGTCCAGTGGACTGCATTCACCCCCTACCCGACGCTGACGAGTTCGAGGAATTTAATCAGCTCTACATCGACCCAGAAGAGTGCATCGATTGCGGTGTATGCGAACCCGAATGCCCCGTCGAGGCTATCTTCATGGAAGAAGATGTCCCTGAAGAATGGGAAGAGTACATCGAAATCAATGCGGAATACTTTGAATAA
- a CDS encoding sigma-70 family RNA polymerase sigma factor gives MVENDVQLIRRILSGDDEAFSILVQKHQKSVHALVWRKIGDFHIAEEITQDTFLRVYKSLATLKDPNLFAGWLYVIANRLCINWSEKNTSVMQSLEDTSMEEIEQSSYTHYISEQRESEVSDRHYEIVQRLLQKLPESERTVVTLYYLGEMTAKEIGKFLGVSVNTIKSRLRRAKKRLRKEEQLLISETLGNIHLPANLTESIMQQVADIKQTLSPVGKPLLPWAAFGAAAVLIMLLLGVSNQYLARFQQPYSFEAQSEPTIEIIDAYITLDIDAKPAVRNQAGRASIPSKNSGNGLQVSETVLAANTLEDSAKFSTSQWTQTDGPQGGTALNIFVTPEKTLYAATPSGIYRLTAEATAWALIDTSVPISESAMPMAEFENTLYIVSTDEVFTSTNDGETWNELCPRPKGRAIGLIITDEAQGHGSQSHQAMYLALEDKGIFRSTDAGAQWRLLNNGLIDQTITAVAAIGNTVFAGTNMGLYRLNSGTWEQLSVAASEVIHSLVSHENNLYVVTGHDLFTLGLLESRLKDAGQIVRGYNASSSKIFYSTDLGASWTEVTPKNRSPFVRTPTGIKLVVAGETLLLLGVAELRSTDGGQTWTDLGFDRNLFTLDNFSTVAIDENTFYNVSASGVHRTTDAGESWQPFMSGMAGTRMQDLVAFNDRLYMHTGSDIFQSTDGGTSWKNVPINSGGVILKSEKKEQPQGDFSLDSRLVATNNALYGIIPEEDDLRVFHLPLNSNAFVPVHKIPAFARRSPSFNVWTRKALAYELWTSVEEVKQDHSSDGHEESDSVPVTLYFRKKHWEAGGFAVSAGVFYMECQRRLFSWEPGRREWRNTGLIDTSEQPDSELDKGFKLAVSAETVYVGKRDGKLFQSFDGGDSWKEITSNLLLHFTRFNEIVFAGATVYVATDKGVLSSQNGEDWRVITDTMGTRIVIDRFALNSATVYGAGETGVYRLKTEWQQISPEVPGKVISLIVSNDRLYIATEQRGLFHISLGEEARVEVMK, from the coding sequence ATGGTAGAAAACGATGTTCAACTAATTCGCAGAATTTTATCAGGTGATGACGAGGCATTCAGTATTTTGGTTCAGAAGCACCAAAAAAGTGTCCATGCGCTTGTATGGCGGAAAATTGGGGATTTCCATATTGCTGAGGAGATTACGCAGGACACCTTTCTCCGCGTATACAAAAGCCTCGCAACACTGAAAGATCCCAACCTATTTGCTGGATGGCTTTATGTCATCGCAAATCGGCTTTGCATTAATTGGAGCGAAAAAAATACGTCGGTGATGCAATCGTTGGAAGACACATCTATGGAAGAGATAGAGCAATCTTCTTATACGCATTATATATCGGAGCAACGTGAGTCAGAGGTCTCTGATCGTCATTATGAAATCGTCCAAAGGCTTCTCCAAAAATTGCCAGAGAGTGAACGCACAGTCGTGACACTCTATTATCTCGGTGAAATGACAGCAAAGGAGATTGGGAAGTTTTTAGGCGTGTCGGTGAACACGATTAAAAGTCGGCTTCGGCGAGCGAAAAAGCGTTTACGGAAGGAAGAGCAGCTCTTGATTAGCGAAACGCTTGGGAATATCCACTTACCTGCCAATCTCACCGAGAGCATTATGCAACAAGTTGCTGATATAAAACAGACACTCTCTCCAGTAGGGAAACCGCTGCTACCGTGGGCGGCTTTTGGCGCAGCTGCCGTCTTGATTATGTTATTGCTCGGTGTTAGCAATCAATACCTCGCCCGTTTTCAACAGCCATATAGTTTTGAAGCACAATCTGAACCCACGATTGAAATCATTGATGCCTATATTACGCTTGATATTGACGCAAAACCAGCTGTACGAAATCAAGCCGGACGTGCTTCTATCCCGAGTAAAAATAGTGGAAACGGTCTACAAGTTTCTGAGACAGTTTTAGCAGCCAATACACTGGAAGATTCCGCCAAGTTTTCTACTTCACAGTGGACCCAAACAGATGGACCGCAAGGTGGCACTGCCCTTAACATCTTTGTTACACCTGAAAAAACGCTTTACGCCGCTACACCATCAGGCATCTACAGATTGACAGCAGAGGCAACTGCCTGGGCACTCATCGACACCAGCGTTCCAATTAGTGAGTCCGCGATGCCTATGGCAGAGTTTGAGAATACGCTCTATATTGTCTCTACTGATGAAGTGTTTACTTCAACTAACGATGGCGAAACATGGAATGAATTATGTCCGCGACCAAAGGGGCGTGCTATTGGATTGATCATAACAGATGAGGCACAAGGACACGGATCACAATCCCATCAGGCAATGTATCTCGCCCTTGAAGATAAAGGCATCTTCCGCTCTACCGATGCTGGCGCACAATGGAGACTTCTTAACAATGGACTGATAGATCAAACGATTACGGCGGTAGCTGCAATAGGGAATACAGTATTTGCTGGCACAAACATGGGACTTTATCGCCTCAATTCAGGCACTTGGGAGCAATTGTCCGTGGCTGCGTCCGAGGTTATTCATTCCTTAGTAAGTCATGAGAATAACCTCTATGTCGTAACAGGTCACGATCTTTTTACTTTAGGACTGCTTGAATCAAGGTTAAAGGATGCCGGGCAAATAGTGCGCGGTTACAACGCGAGTTCAAGTAAAATTTTCTATTCGACTGATTTGGGGGCGTCGTGGACTGAGGTAACACCGAAAAACAGGTCTCCGTTTGTAAGAACACCAACGGGTATAAAACTTGTGGTTGCCGGTGAGACACTCTTGCTGCTCGGTGTCGCTGAATTACGCTCAACGGATGGCGGACAAACTTGGACAGACCTCGGATTCGACAGAAATTTGTTTACGCTGGATAACTTTTCAACTGTGGCGATAGATGAGAATACGTTTTACAATGTTAGTGCATCCGGTGTTCATCGGACAACTGATGCGGGTGAATCGTGGCAACCATTTATGAGCGGGATGGCAGGTACCAGAATGCAGGATTTAGTGGCGTTCAATGACAGACTCTACATGCACACTGGCAGCGACATTTTCCAATCAACCGACGGGGGTACGTCGTGGAAAAACGTTCCGATTAATTCGGGCGGTGTTATCCTTAAGTCCGAAAAAAAGGAACAGCCTCAAGGCGATTTCTCGCTTGATTCAAGGTTGGTAGCAACTAACAACGCTCTTTATGGAATTATACCTGAAGAAGACGACTTACGCGTTTTCCATTTACCTCTAAATAGTAATGCGTTTGTTCCTGTTCACAAGATACCCGCTTTTGCAAGGCGATCACCATCTTTTAATGTGTGGACAAGAAAAGCCTTAGCTTATGAGTTATGGACGAGCGTTGAAGAAGTGAAACAGGATCACTCGTCTGATGGTCATGAAGAAAGCGATAGCGTGCCTGTTACGTTGTATTTTAGAAAAAAACATTGGGAAGCTGGAGGATTTGCTGTCAGTGCCGGAGTATTCTACATGGAATGCCAGCGACGGCTTTTCAGTTGGGAACCCGGTAGACGGGAATGGAGAAACACAGGTCTGATAGATACCAGTGAACAACCTGATAGCGAATTGGATAAGGGGTTCAAGTTAGCGGTTTCAGCGGAAACTGTCTATGTGGGTAAGCGGGATGGCAAACTCTTTCAATCGTTTGATGGCGGAGACAGTTGGAAGGAGATTACATCAAATCTTCTGCTTCATTTTACCCGCTTCAATGAAATAGTCTTTGCAGGCGCAACGGTTTATGTCGCAACTGATAAAGGCGTTTTATCCTCACAGAATGGAGAAGACTGGCGCGTGATAACCGATACAATGGGTACGCGTATTGTTATAGACCGATTCGCTTTAAACAGTGCCACCGTTTATGGTGCTGGCGAGACAGGAGTCTATCGCTTAAAAACCGAGTGGCAACAGATTTCTCCAGAGGTTCCGGGTAAAGTTATATCCCTCATCGTTAGCAACGACAGACTTTACATTGCTACCGAACAACGCGGTCTGTTTCACATCTCGCTTGGAGAAGAAGCACGGGTAGAAGTGATGAAATAA
- a CDS encoding cysteine peptidase family C39 domain-containing protein, with protein sequence MKVLVISLLIILIVLPIAFAAEDKQTSDVTSLYHLANILGIQVSLAQVENMLIQKTEGHHDTDFTNLIDTAEEIGLELREHNLTYEELRAFKTPVIAHLKTTFEDEHPANADSTAGHFIVVEYANKKWARLFDTPNRLLYQAATVVSRDQFLDLWTGRVLALSGSQRQQRQPVLNVSPTLLDLDALITLQRGFAEQDLAGYQFPVRLKNRSEAPIQIISVAGNT encoded by the coding sequence ATGAAAGTCTTAGTCATCTCCCTTCTTATCATCCTAATTGTCCTCCCGATCGCTTTCGCCGCTGAGGACAAACAGACTTCTGATGTTACCAGCCTTTACCATCTTGCCAACATCTTAGGCATCCAAGTATCACTGGCGCAAGTCGAAAACATGCTCATTCAGAAAACTGAGGGACATCATGACACCGATTTCACGAATCTCATTGACACTGCCGAGGAAATCGGACTCGAATTGCGAGAGCATAATCTCACTTATGAAGAACTCCGGGCATTTAAAACGCCGGTCATCGCGCACCTCAAGACTACATTTGAGGACGAACACCCTGCAAATGCGGACTCTACTGCTGGTCATTTCATTGTCGTTGAGTACGCAAACAAAAAGTGGGCGCGCCTCTTTGATACACCCAATAGGTTGCTATATCAGGCAGCTACTGTTGTCTCCCGAGATCAATTTTTGGACCTCTGGACGGGACGGGTACTTGCCCTCTCGGGAAGCCAACGTCAGCAAAGGCAACCGGTTTTAAATGTGTCACCCACGTTGTTGGATTTAGATGCCTTAATCACACTGCAGCGCGGTTTTGCGGAGCAAGACTTAGCAGGCTATCAGTTTCCTGTCCGACTTAAAAATCGAAGCGAGGCACCGATACAAATCATCTCTGTCGCAGGGAATACGTGA
- the recJ gene encoding single-stranded-DNA-specific exonuclease RecJ — translation MKKPSSKKWQFRNSDFESSLALASELGISLLAAQLLINRGIKTATEAHTYLHPTFEALHCPFKLADMDKAIERIRKAIARGEKICIYGDYDTDGTTATALLLNVFRHIDVPANYYIPNRFGEGYGLSEDTVKKIHQENKAKLLITVDCGITSVKEVALANQLGMDVIITDHHQPEAEQPPAHALISPKVPGNEYPYTELAGVGLAFKLAQGLIEDDGAFLESLLDLVALGTVVDIASLTGENRVLSRLGLAELNKRERPGINALCEAAGHKIDKSLDGYSLSYKLGPRINAAGRMDTAHKVVDLLTTDSDDVATRIASQLNEANQRRQDLERQIQEQAQEIIEKEVEDDTKGIVVASDKWNEKAQGVVGIVASRLKETYYKPVIVLAINGDEATGSGRCIDGMNLADSLVSCTELLVKHGGHAAAAGLTLKTKNIPKFKTAFNTYACEHLAEEALQPKLDLEFETHLSLLTLDMLKELEQFEPFGKDNPSPVFGARRVKVDGRPSQIGKDKNHLRMFVSDGKVKRCALEWGAGEKLITFRRPNMSLDIAFSPQINEWQGTYSVQLILDDWEVHSEGRDMKWDVFPKLSDESSVKLVDKRNVNKKNYLLKLLAREESCIIYVRDEEMLELLLTRLLPENIEGIARHDDTTSEAEEAALLEQLEKGELRTITSSSTFSDLDAFPFVKHVVFCHLAPSENLFLKRCEPAFGTTETSYLHLIYSETDEVEMHNWISKKYPTDDELRRLYGNIRKTIQANGAEGYPEAEMLNGGLEALPALQTGLAIFEELQCITRDGEPGHRLVQLLPAQKSDLSHSPTYLRGEWIKQTSPSFIEFQLKENIESMWERILLRQENECQIANQSDSNL, via the coding sequence ATGAAAAAGCCCTCCTCCAAGAAGTGGCAATTCAGAAATTCAGATTTTGAGAGCAGTTTAGCATTGGCATCGGAACTCGGTATCTCTCTGCTCGCCGCGCAACTGCTTATCAATCGTGGGATAAAAACTGCTACCGAAGCGCACACCTACCTTCACCCAACTTTTGAAGCACTACATTGTCCCTTTAAATTAGCGGATATGGACAAAGCTATAGAACGGATACGCAAAGCAATCGCACGCGGTGAGAAAATCTGTATCTATGGTGATTATGATACCGATGGCACTACCGCAACCGCGCTGTTGCTCAACGTATTCCGCCACATAGATGTTCCCGCCAACTACTATATTCCGAATCGGTTTGGAGAGGGTTACGGACTAAGCGAGGACACGGTAAAGAAAATTCACCAAGAGAACAAGGCAAAATTGCTAATTACTGTAGACTGTGGCATCACGTCGGTCAAGGAGGTCGCGTTAGCCAATCAGCTCGGTATGGATGTTATCATCACGGATCACCACCAACCGGAGGCGGAACAGCCACCGGCGCACGCCCTGATTTCACCGAAGGTTCCAGGGAACGAATATCCTTATACCGAACTTGCTGGTGTCGGTTTAGCCTTCAAATTGGCACAGGGGTTGATAGAAGATGATGGAGCGTTCCTTGAATCACTGCTTGATCTGGTAGCGTTGGGGACAGTTGTGGACATTGCATCGTTGACTGGGGAAAATCGGGTTTTGAGCCGTTTGGGACTTGCCGAACTTAACAAACGCGAACGTCCGGGGATTAATGCTTTATGCGAAGCCGCCGGCCATAAAATTGACAAGTCTCTTGATGGGTACTCGCTCTCTTATAAATTGGGACCCCGTATCAATGCCGCTGGACGGATGGATACCGCCCACAAAGTGGTTGACCTCCTTACCACCGATTCCGATGATGTTGCAACTCGTATTGCCTCTCAACTCAACGAGGCAAATCAGAGGCGACAAGATTTGGAAAGGCAAATCCAGGAACAAGCACAAGAGATAATCGAGAAAGAGGTAGAAGATGACACGAAGGGGATTGTTGTTGCCAGTGATAAGTGGAACGAAAAAGCACAAGGTGTTGTCGGCATCGTTGCCTCCCGTTTGAAAGAAACCTATTACAAACCTGTCATTGTCCTTGCAATTAACGGCGATGAAGCGACTGGGTCAGGGCGTTGTATTGATGGAATGAACCTCGCAGACAGTCTCGTCAGCTGCACAGAATTACTCGTGAAACACGGTGGACATGCCGCAGCAGCTGGATTGACGCTCAAGACAAAAAATATCCCCAAATTCAAAACGGCTTTCAACACATACGCTTGTGAACACCTGGCTGAGGAAGCACTGCAACCCAAGTTGGACCTTGAGTTTGAAACACATCTTTCGCTTTTGACGTTAGACATGCTAAAGGAGCTTGAACAATTTGAGCCTTTTGGAAAGGACAATCCATCACCCGTTTTTGGTGCACGACGCGTCAAAGTTGATGGCAGACCCTCCCAAATCGGAAAAGACAAAAACCATCTGCGAATGTTCGTCAGCGATGGTAAGGTAAAACGGTGTGCCCTTGAATGGGGGGCAGGTGAAAAGCTTATCACTTTCAGACGCCCCAATATGTCGCTCGATATCGCCTTTTCACCCCAAATTAACGAGTGGCAAGGCACCTATTCCGTACAACTCATCCTTGACGACTGGGAGGTCCACTCCGAAGGCAGGGACATGAAGTGGGATGTATTTCCCAAGCTCAGTGATGAGTCTTCTGTAAAACTTGTTGACAAACGGAACGTTAATAAAAAGAATTACCTTTTAAAGTTGCTTGCGCGAGAGGAATCTTGTATAATTTACGTACGAGACGAAGAGATGTTAGAGCTGCTGCTCACAAGGCTCCTACCGGAGAACATTGAAGGGATCGCGCGGCACGATGATACAACATCCGAGGCGGAAGAAGCAGCGTTATTGGAACAATTAGAGAAGGGTGAACTCCGAACAATAACGTCGAGTAGCACCTTTTCGGATTTGGATGCGTTTCCCTTTGTTAAGCACGTTGTTTTCTGTCACCTCGCACCAAGCGAGAATCTCTTTTTAAAACGTTGTGAACCCGCTTTTGGGACGACTGAGACCTCTTATTTGCATCTCATCTATAGTGAGACGGATGAAGTAGAGATGCACAATTGGATCTCTAAAAAGTATCCGACGGATGACGAATTGCGTCGGTTGTATGGAAATATACGGAAGACTATACAAGCCAACGGTGCGGAAGGATACCCTGAAGCGGAAATGCTGAATGGCGGACTCGAAGCACTACCAGCACTTCAAACTGGACTCGCTATCTTTGAGGAATTGCAGTGTATTACACGGGATGGGGAACCAGGGCACAGACTCGTCCAACTTCTTCCTGCTCAGAAAAGTGACTTGTCTCATTCTCCGACTTATCTGAGAGGGGAGTGGATAAAACAGACAAGTCCGTCTTTTATAGAGTTTCAACTAAAAGAGAACATCGAATCTATGTGGGAGCGCATACTTTTGCGTCAAGAAAATGAGTGTCAAATCGCTAATCAGTCAGATTCAAACCTATAA
- a CDS encoding bifunctional (p)ppGpp synthetase/guanosine-3',5'-bis(diphosphate) 3'-pyrophosphohydrolase has protein sequence MSVKSLISQIQTYNPDAEVELLERCYRFAQKAHKGQRRKSGEPYFTHCLKTAGILAELRLDTHTICAGLMHDVLEDTGITREEMQVRFGANIANLVEGVTKIGQYKLGIASQAPAAKNTVEQRVHRKRQAETYRKLLLATAEDMRVILIKLADRLHNMETLEFLSSEKCQRIAKETLEIYAPIAHRLGLWRIMGRLEDLAFKHLYPIEYRKIAELLNQKLTEREAYCEKMVKQIRGELEKRNVFADVHGRTKHIYSIHQKMQQKKTPFSEIQDLIGLRILVKTEADCYIALGALHNKWNYHPDRLRDWIGQPKKNGYQSLHTTIVDNGRPIEIQVRTYQMHKIAEDGIAAHWSYKEGLPRSQQGRSIFASYKQILEDIQEAQDSPHHFVESMKLELFQDEVYVFSPKGDLFKLPAGATAIDFAYKIHTDVGHTCVGAEVNGAVAPIRRVLENGDQVNIRTQPNGRPSRSWLSYVKTATARTKINHWFREKDKAEALELGKKLLAAELRVSYLNSRDYLNSPKLLDIAKQLKLKNLEELFVRIGNADESATHVVNLLKPEVPKPETKPAEEIESRRKKDSPPAIQLENDIDLGMMRIMKCCNPIPGDQVVGYLTRGRGVSVHRAGCIRILDEPERLLDVKWLEKPLSENDDHPPPIYPVKILVECNDRPGMLGEITTAIAQSKVNIRSGTFQPSAVHIDSEASDNLTIDVTGAQQLDEVMQAIRHLKGVQRVNRKS, from the coding sequence ATGAGTGTCAAATCGCTAATCAGTCAGATTCAAACCTATAACCCGGATGCAGAAGTTGAACTTCTGGAGCGTTGCTACCGTTTCGCGCAAAAGGCACATAAGGGGCAACGACGAAAATCTGGGGAACCTTACTTTACGCATTGTCTCAAAACCGCTGGGATACTCGCTGAACTCCGATTAGATACACACACAATCTGTGCCGGACTCATGCACGATGTCCTTGAGGATACAGGTATCACGCGCGAAGAGATGCAAGTACGGTTCGGTGCCAATATCGCCAATCTCGTCGAGGGTGTCACAAAGATCGGACAGTATAAACTCGGTATCGCTTCCCAAGCCCCGGCTGCTAAAAACACAGTTGAACAGCGAGTTCATCGGAAACGCCAAGCCGAGACCTACCGGAAACTCCTGTTAGCGACAGCGGAAGACATGCGGGTCATCCTCATTAAACTCGCGGATCGACTTCATAACATGGAAACGCTGGAGTTCCTCTCAAGCGAGAAATGTCAACGCATTGCAAAAGAGACGTTGGAAATTTACGCCCCGATCGCACATCGATTGGGGCTTTGGCGTATCATGGGCCGCCTTGAAGACTTGGCATTTAAGCATCTCTATCCCATCGAATACCGAAAAATTGCCGAACTCCTGAACCAGAAACTCACTGAACGAGAGGCGTACTGCGAGAAGATGGTTAAGCAGATTCGCGGCGAACTCGAAAAACGCAATGTTTTTGCCGATGTCCACGGTAGAACGAAGCATATCTATAGTATCCACCAGAAGATGCAACAGAAGAAGACACCCTTTAGTGAAATTCAGGACTTAATTGGTCTTCGGATCCTCGTTAAAACCGAAGCGGATTGCTACATCGCCCTCGGCGCGCTTCATAACAAATGGAATTACCATCCCGATAGACTTCGAGATTGGATCGGACAGCCGAAGAAAAATGGGTATCAGTCCCTCCATACCACGATTGTTGATAATGGCAGACCTATTGAAATCCAGGTTCGCACGTATCAGATGCATAAGATTGCTGAAGATGGCATTGCTGCGCATTGGAGTTATAAGGAAGGGTTACCGAGGAGCCAACAGGGGCGTTCTATTTTCGCGAGTTATAAGCAGATACTTGAGGACATACAAGAGGCACAAGATAGTCCCCATCATTTCGTAGAATCCATGAAGTTGGAACTTTTCCAAGATGAGGTTTATGTCTTTTCGCCGAAAGGAGATCTCTTTAAGTTACCCGCTGGCGCGACGGCGATCGATTTTGCTTATAAAATTCATACGGATGTTGGGCACACGTGTGTCGGCGCGGAGGTCAACGGTGCTGTTGCACCGATTCGACGTGTGCTTGAGAACGGGGATCAGGTCAATATTCGGACACAGCCGAATGGAAGACCGAGCCGGAGTTGGTTGTCGTATGTTAAAACGGCCACGGCACGGACTAAAATCAATCACTGGTTTCGTGAAAAGGATAAGGCTGAGGCATTGGAATTGGGCAAGAAATTGCTCGCTGCGGAGTTAAGGGTTTCCTATCTTAATTCGCGTGATTATCTCAATTCTCCGAAACTGCTTGACATTGCGAAGCAACTCAAACTCAAAAATCTTGAGGAACTTTTCGTCCGGATTGGCAATGCGGATGAATCGGCTACGCATGTCGTCAATTTGTTGAAGCCTGAGGTCCCGAAACCTGAAACAAAACCTGCAGAAGAGATTGAATCGAGGCGAAAGAAAGATTCACCACCGGCTATCCAACTTGAAAACGATATAGACTTAGGTATGATGCGGATTATGAAGTGCTGTAACCCGATTCCGGGAGATCAGGTCGTCGGTTACCTCACACGGGGACGCGGCGTTTCTGTCCATAGAGCAGGCTGTATCCGCATCCTTGATGAACCGGAACGACTTTTAGATGTCAAATGGCTTGAAAAACCGCTCTCTGAAAATGACGATCACCCACCACCTATCTATCCTGTTAAAATCCTCGTCGAGTGCAATGACCGCCCCGGTATGCTCGGTGAAATCACTACTGCTATCGCGCAGTCCAAGGTGAATATCCGCAGCGGTACCTTTCAGCCTTCCGCCGTTCATATTGATTCTGAAGCCTCTGATAATTTGACGATAGATGTGACAGGTGCTCAGCAGCTGGATGAAGTCATGCAAGCGATTCGACACTTAAAAGGTGTACAGCGCGTCAACCGCAAGTCCTAA
- the rpmB gene encoding 50S ribosomal protein L28, protein MSRVCTICSKRPMTGNQISKSRRHTKRRWLPNLQRVRIQTAEGTRRVRVCAKCLRSGKVTKVISGMPQIV, encoded by the coding sequence ATGTCACGAGTCTGTACGATCTGTAGCAAACGCCCGATGACAGGGAATCAGATTAGTAAATCACGACGGCATACAAAAAGGCGTTGGCTTCCAAACCTTCAACGGGTCCGTATCCAAACAGCGGAAGGAACAAGACGGGTTCGTGTTTGCGCGAAATGCCTACGAAGCGGGAAAGTTACTAAAGTTATCTCAGGGATGCCTCAAATTGTATAG